Sequence from the Selenomonadales bacterium genome:
AGCGCACCGATATCAGGGCAGCACGTGTCAAGTTCTTTTTCCATCGCTGCCAAGCGGAAGATGAACATCCCCGCGTTCCAGTAATAATGGCCTTCACTTAGATACATCTCTGCTTCGGTGCGTGTCGGTTTCTCTTTGAACGAGCGCACGACATAACCTGCGCCGAGCGGCTCGCCGACTTGGATATATCCGTATCGTTCTTCGGCTTTTGTCGGCAGGATACCGAGTGTGACGATTCGATCTGTTTCTGCCAGACGGCAGGCTTGTCCGATGACGCGATGAAATTCTTCGCTCGCTTTCATCAAATGGTCGGACGGCGTTACGAGTATGACTTCATCGTCAGCCAAGTTCAGTTTTTCACGACAATATTTAAGACCGAGCGCAATGGCAGGCGCTGTTTCTCGGCGCACTGTTTCGAGAACAACGTGAGCCGATTCTGCTCGGCAGGCTGTCAGTTCGTCCTGCACATGATATGCATATTCTTCGTTCGTCACTACAATGATATCTTCTGCTTTGACGATCGTCAAAAATCGGCGGATCGTCTGTGCCAAAAGTGATTCTTCGTTATTGACTTTCAAAAAATGTTTCGGAAAGCAAGACCGCGATAACGGAAACAAGCGTGTTCCTTTACCGCCCGCCAAAATCATAACTTTCATGTCGAATACTCCTTCGGTGAAGTCCAATCTTTATCTTTATATTATAGCATATGTATTCTTTCTTACGCAAAGAAAAAGACAGCTACTCTTTATAGCTGTCTTTTAGCATCAATCTATATACGGATTAAGCTTGTCGAGGACTTGTTGCGGTGTGATGTCTTCCAAGCAAACGATATTTTTCGCGCATTTGCGTTTCCAACAATGTTTGCATTCCGCTTCGATCTCGATGGCGTTTTCTTGTTGGCCGTACGGGCCGTTGCGATTGGCGTCTGTCGGCCCCATGATCTCAACGGTCGGGATACCAAGTCCTGCCGCCAAGTGTGTCGGGCCTGTGTCACCGCCGACGAAAGCACGTGCTCCGCGGATAACTGCGGCAAGTTCTTTAAGGCTGGTCTTGCCAACAAGGCTCAAAGCTGTGCTGCGCATTTTTTTGTGAACTTCTTTGGCGATCTTTTCTTCTTCTTTGCCACCGCCGACGAGGACAGGTTTCATACCAAGGATGTATAAGAGGTCAGCCAATCTTGCGATATTGGCTACCGGCCAGCATTTGTTCGGCCAGTTTGTTCCGACAGCGATCGCAACGTAGTCGCCGCGAAGTCTGCCTTCTTCACGGATAAGGTAGTGCGCTCTCTCTTCTTCTTCTTTCGTCGGATAGACGGGGAATACGACGTTTTCTACACGGCAACCGA
This genomic interval carries:
- a CDS encoding glycosyltransferase family 9 protein, with the protein product MSIKNVLIIKLSAIGDVIHALPVSYAIKETYPDAHITWVVEPPAYDLLTNNPYIDEIILFRKKEFKSWKGFCKNFPDFSAKLREKKYDVVLDLQGLAKSGILAFLARGEKKIGTCDMREMSQYISKPTVGANANGHIVERYLDVARAIGCRVENVVFPVYPTKEEEERAHYLIREEGRLRGDYVAIAVGTNWPNKCWPVANIARLADLLYILGMKPVLVGGGKEEEKIAKEVHKKMRSTALSLVGKTSLKELAAVIRGARAFVGGDTGPTHLAAGLGIPTVEIMGPTDANRNGPYGQQENAIEIEAECKHCWKRKCAKNIVCLEDITPQQVLDKLNPYID